The genomic DNA CCGGCGTCCCGGTGTCGTACGGCGATGCGGTCTTGTCCCCCAGCAGCGTCATGTGCGCTTCCCTCCCCCCGATGCGGACCGCGCCTGCCCTTGCCCCGCGCGGTCCGCCGAACGTGCCCTCGTCGTACGGGAGTTACTGAGTGATGTTGATCGACTGGGCGGCCTGCGACTGAGCCACCGACCACGACGAGTGGTCATTGAGCGCGGCCGACTCGTTGTGCGCGGAGACGTTGGCGACGTGCTTGGTGACGTTCACCGTCTTGCCGAAGCTGAACTTCAGCCGTCCCAGGGCCTCACGGCCCGGCAGCAGCTCCGCGGACTCGGCTTCCAGCTCACTGGCGTCCATGCTCATGGCGTGTCCTTTCACATTGACCATCGTTGACAGAGGCGGTCGGGCGCGCGGGTGGCGGGCCCGACAGCTGATTGCGGTAGAGGCAGCCGGGAGAGTGACACATCGTCAGACCGATGCGAGCGAACTCGGGACTGCCCGGGAGGTGGGGCACCACCGCGGCGGGGCGGAGGTGTGGTGATGCGTCGCCGCGGTGGTGCCGGGTGCCGTACGATCCCAGGACCCTGGAGCCGTACGGCACCGGATCAGTGGGCGATGTTGATGGACTGGGCGGCGCCCGAGTCCGCCACCGACCACGACGAGTGGTTGTTGAGCGCGGCCGACTCGTTGTGCGCGGAGACGTTGGCGACGTGCTTGGTGACGTTCACCGTCTTGCCGAAGCTGAACTTCAGCCGGCCGAGCGCCTCACGGCCCGGCAGCAGCTCCGCGGACTCGGCTTCCAGCTCACGAGGATCCATCATGATCAATTCCCCCTCAGGAATCGAGAAGTGTTCCCGTCGGACACGGTCAGGTCCCCCCGGATCATGTCCAACTCCGTCGGACGTGCTGTCCAACGAGATTGGACACTAGGGGCCGGGTCAGCCGTGACGCAAGCGGTTCGGGGCAACTCCTTCCGAGAGTCACCCGACACGCCCCTAGAATGATCCGACGCGGAAGAGTTCCGCCCGGCGGCGAGCAGGAAGTGACCATCGGTGGCCAACGCACTGCAGCAGATCATCCGTGACAGGCTGGACAGCGAGCGCTGGTCCTACGGCGAGGTCGCCCGCCGCGGCAACATCCCGCGTTCCACCGTCCATCACCTGGCCACCACCGACCACATGGCGCGGATGCCCCAGCCGGCCACCCTCGAAGGCCTCGCGCTGGGCCTCGGGCTGCCCCTGGGGGCCATCCGCCAGGCCGCCGCGGAGGCCTGTGGCATCCACCTCTACGCCGCCGGAGCCGAGCCCCCGAGAGCGGCCGGCGGCACCTCCGCCGACCCTGACGTGGAGGTGCTCATCGCCAGCCTCCAGCGGCTCTCGTCCGACGACCGCCGCCATGTCGCCGCCCTCGTCGAGTCACTGCTCAACCGCGCCCCCGGCACGTCCTGACACCCGCACCCGTCCGCACACGACGCCCCGCCGTGCCCCGAGCCCCGCAGCCGCGGGCGGAAGGTGTCGCGGGCGCGCGCCCCCGGCGGACCAGCACGGCAGCACCCGGACTCACCGCCTCCCCTCCTACCACTCCCCCAAAAAGAAGTCACTCCCGCCCATACAGGCATGATCCGCAGCTAGTCTCTCCTCCTGCCTGGGGCCCGTGAGCCGCACGCCCCGGGTCATCTGGGGGGAACAATTGCTCTTCGTACACGGCGGCCCCACCACCGCCATCGTCAAAGGACCGACGGGAGAGTCCGTCGTCCTGCTCTCCGGCGAGTTGCCCGCAAATCTCACGGACGCGTCCATAGGCGAACTGCTCGACCTCGCCGCGGCCGTGCTCACCGAGGGAGAACTCGCCCTCTTCGAACAGTGCCTGACCACGCTCCGCCGCGGCGAGGGCCCCACTCCCCAGCGCATCGAGGTCAACGGCGCCGTCATGACGGTCTACCGGGACTGACACCCGTCGCATCCGACGAGACGTGCCGCCTTGCGTCGTACACAAGTCCAGCGGTCGACACGCTGGTCAGAACCCCCTGCGCAGGTGCACGATCATCATCGACCCACCTGCTCGCCAGGCGTGTCGCTCCCGCTTGCCCTCCGGAAGAAAGTCGGCGATGGCAACGACCGCGACCCCACGCACGCCCGCTACCGACCGGACCGCCCCATGACTGCGGCCCGCGTCCCCGGCCTGATCCTGCCGCTCGCTTTTCTCTGCGTGCTCGTGATCGGAGTCTTCTGGTACTGGCGACATCGCGGAGACTGACGGCTGCGGCGCGATGTTCAGCAGTAGGGCGGTTGATTGCCCAGCGACGCCGCCACCCGCATCCATACGCCGAAGAGCCGGTACAGCGCGGGGAGTTCGCCGTGTGCCTCCGCTGTTCGGCTGTCCGGGGTGGTGACTCCTGGGATGCCCAGCAGGGTGGAGGCGACGGATGCCGACTGCCAACGGACGGTGAGGGTACGCGGGTTCGCGGGCACCAAGGGTGCTTCCGGTACCGCGGAGAGAGCGGCGGTGACCGCTTCCTCGATGGCCTGGCGCGCCTCCGCGGCCGGGCGGAGTTCCGCGGCGAAGCGATCATGTGCGTACTTCACGGGGACGGTGGTGATCGAGTCGTCCCACGCGGTGGCCTCCGCGCAGGCGGCGTCGTCTCCGGTGAGTGCCACCAGCGGCACGCCGAGCGTCGCCGCGGTGGCCTGGGCGAGCCCGATCTCGCCCACGGGCCGGCCGTCCAGCCACATGTCCTCGATCTCGTGCCCCATGAAGCTGTGGCTCAGCACGCCGAGCGCACCGGCCCGCGCGTGGTAGCCGACACAGATCATGGCGTCGTGTTCGCGGGTGAGGCCTTCGAGCATGCCCATCTGCTTGGGCCTGCCGCGGATGAGGCGGGCCGCCGGGTGCAGGGCCTCGGGCAGCAGATTGCGCATGGGGCCGTGCGCGTCATTGACGACGATGTCGGTGGCACCGGCCGCGACCGCGCCACGGACGGCGGCGTTGACGTCCTCGGCCATCATCGAGCGCCCCCGCTCGTAGTCCCGCCCGCCGGGCTGGACGTCGTCGGCGCCGACGAGTCCGGTGATGCCTTCCATGTCCGCACTGATGTGGATCCGCACGTCGCGCGCTCCTCAAGGTTGATCATTCGGAGACGCCGGGCGCCCGGCGTGCGGTTCCCTCGGGCGAACGCCGGCCGCGATCAGCGCGTGGGCTGTCGTACGGAGGGCACAGCGGCGATGATGACCCCGGGGAGTCCGGACGTACGACAACGGAGACCGCATGACGACGGGCAGGGACGCACGGGTCGAAGTGAAGCCCGTCGCGGGACACATCGGCGCCGAGATCAGGGGAGTCGACCTGGCAGGGCCCATGGACGACTCGGTGGTCGCCGAGATCCGGGCGGCGGTGCTGCGCTGGAAGGTGGTGTTCTTCCGGGAACAGCGGCTGGATCACACCTCCCATGTCGCGTTCGCGCGGCGGTTCGGCGAGCCGGTCTCCCTCAGGTCGCGCGGCAGTGCGTCGCCCCCGGACTTCCCCGAGGTCGAGACGACGGCCGACCGGCTGGAACTGGGTGAGCGGTACGGCATGGACCACGCCGAGTGGCTGCGGCGGCGCCGCCATTCGCTGCTGCGGGGCTGGCACTGCGACCACGGTGCCCGGATCGACCCGCCGGCCGCCACCGTCCTGCGTGCCGAGACCGTGCCGCCCTACGGCGGTGACACGACCTGGTCCAATCTGGCGGCCGCCTACGCCGGTCTCTCGAAGCCGGTACGCGACTTCGTCGACGGCCTGCGCGCCGAGCACCGGCTGGGGGTCGGGTATCAGGCGCGGCCCGGCGACGACGCGTACGTACGGCATCTGCTGGACCATCAGACCGCGTCGGAGCATCCACTCGTACGGGTGCACCCGGAGACCGGCGAGCGCGTGCTGTTCGTCAACGGCTACTACGTGGAGCAGATCCAGGACGTGTCCCGTACGGAGAGCCGCGCGCTCCTCGACATGCTGCTGGGCGAGGCGACCCGGCCCGAGTACACCGTGCGGTTCCGCTGGGAGCCGGGGAGCGTCGCCTTCTGGGACAACCGGGCCACCATCCATCTGGCCCCGAGCGACACGGCCCACCTCGACCACCCCCGGGTCATGCACCGCGTGATGCTCGCCGGTGACATCCCGGTCGGTGTGGACGGCAAACCGTCGGCACCGATCGCCGGCACCGAGCCGGAGCGCTGGTGAGGCTCAGCCGGGTCCCTGTTCCGCTTCTTCGCGCAGGAAATTGCTGACCTGGCCGACCAGGCTCTCCACGGCGCCCTCGCACCGTACGCCCGACTCTGCCGAGCCCACGGGCAGGGACATGTCGCCCGACCACAGGTACCGGCCGGTCCACTCGTCGTCCGCCTTGAGGTGGATCTGGATGTCCACCCGGGTCAGCGAGGTGTCCGCGCCGGCGGCGTACAGGACAGCGGTGGCGCGGCGCAGCGGGTAGAGGTCGAACCCCTCGATGAACTGCGAGTTGCGCCAGTCGAGGAACGCGCTCACGCCGTCGGGGCCGGTGCGGATGTCGAGCTGGCCGTCTTCGAAGTGGATGTCGACGGGTTCGCTCGCGCGGTTCTCGACGGTCACCCGGAAGCGGAAGTAGGTCAGCCCTTCGGCAGCGTCGTCACGGCCCCGCGGAGGCTCCGCTTCCTCCAAGCCGTGGACGCGGACGCGCAGGCCGGCGTACTCGTCCTCGTACTCCTGCCAGTCGCCGATCACGTTGGGCTCGCGCACGGTTCACCTCTCCACTTCAGCGGATGCTTCCTATCCGCGCGCGCAACAAGGTGTCAAATGAACCGAACATGTCGTGGTCGGTGAATTCACCCCGCTTGATCAGCGATCAAGCCGTGCGCAGCCACGATCCCCGCCAGGGGGTGAAGGCGGCGTTTGGGGACGTGTTGCACATCACGCTCACCGGTGCCGCTCGTCACCGCCCGTGAACCACGGGGCGCCGCCCGCCGGACCGGCGGTGGCTGGCAGAATTCCGGGCATGGCCCCGATCACACCCGCGCGTGCCCTGCTGCTGCTCGTCTGTGGGCTGGTCTGCCTCCTCACCGCCTCCGGAGCTCTCATCGGCGCGCTCTTCGGTGGCGCGAAGGCCGCCCTCGTCGCGGCCGCCTGCGCGGGCGTGGCCGGTCTGCTCGCCACGCTCCTCGTGCGCCGGCGTGCGCTGGCCCACTTCGCCGCGGCGCAGCGGGAGGCCGGGGTCCGCGGATACGCCGAGGGAATCGCGCACGGCGTCCTCCTGCACGTGACCGCCTACGAAGCCGCCGTGTTTCCGCATACGGGACCCACGGGGGTGACACCCGAGGAGCGTGCCGCACGCCGTACCGTCGCCTACCGGATGGCCGCGCTGGAGGAGGTGCCCAGGCTCGTCCGGGAGGCCGCCGCCGACGCGCTCGCCGTTCTCGACGAGGCCGACCGCGCGCGTGCCGAGGAAGCGGTCGCGCAACTCGCTTCCGTCGTACGCCGGCAGTACGCCCGCCCCTGATCCGGGCGGTACGCCCCCGGTATTCGTCCGGGATTTCTCGGCAGCCTTGCCGACTCCTTCCCTTTCCTTCGCTATTCGCGCGCTTCATGCGTCCGGCGGGTCGAACAATTCGACCCGCCGAACGGGATTGCATTCGACTGGCCGAACGCCTGTAATGCCAGGTCGGCAGCGCATCCTGTGAATGGCCTCGAATTGCCGACAGGCTATTGACGCAAGGGAATTGCGCGCCGCACACTCGCGCTCGATCGTGCACCCCATGGGACGGGTCGTACGGCGAAAGACACGGCGTGGGCCAGATTCGCCCGGATCGAGGAGAGCCGCAAGTGACCGTAGAAGACAGAGGCATACCGTCCGACCCGCCGGCGCCGTCGCGGCGCGGGATACTGCGGGCCCTGCTCGCGCTGCCCGCCACGGCGCTCGTGTGGGGCGAAATGCCGGGGGCGGTGGGTTCGGCGGCCGCGGCGGCGCCGTCGAAGGGGTATGCCACGCGGTACACCATCGTGCCGTTCCTCAACAGCGACGACGGCGTCGTGAACGTCTATCAGTCCGACGACGCCACCGACTTCCGGCTGCTCAAGGCCACCGCGTACACCCCGCCGAGCAACCGGATCCGCGACGCCAGTGTCTTCAAGCACACCAACGGCTACTACTACCTCACCTACACCACGCACACCTGGCAGGACGTCAGCACCACCATCGGGTTCGCGCGCAGCTCCGACCGGGTGAACTGGACCTTCCTGTACGACCACACCGTCCCCCTCACGAACCTGTCCCGCGCGTGGGCGCCCGAGTGGTTCGTCGACAGCGACGGCAGCGTGAACGTCATCGTGTCCTGCTCGGCCACCGACAACGAGTGGATCTTCACCCCGTATCTGCTCAAGGCCACCAACACCGGGCTCACCTCGTGGTCCGCGCCCGTGGCCCTGTCCGGCATCGGCGCCAACCACATCGACACGTACATCGTGAAGATCGGCTCCACCTATCACGCCTTCACCAAGAACGAGACGGCCAAGTACATCGAGTACGCCACCGCCACCAGCCTCACGGGCCCGTACACGATCAGCAGGACCGGCGACTGGGCGGGCTGGGGCAGCTATCGCGAGGGCCCCTCGGTGGTGCGGCTCGACAACGGCGGGTGGCGGATCTTCTTCGACGGCTACGGCGACGGCACCTACTACTTCAGCGACAGCTACGACACCTTCGCCACCTGGACCGCGCCGAAGGCACTGGCCGGCATCTCGGGCACCGCACGTCACTTCACCGTCGTCAAGGAGACGGTCTCCGGCGGTGTCAGCCTCTCCACCGGCGTCAGCCGCTCCTTCCAGTCCGTCAACTACCCGACCCGCTACTGGCAGGAGCAGTCCTCCCTGCTCAACCTGCCCGTGGTGAGCTCCGCCGCCAGCAGCGCGGAGAAGGCGGCGTCGGCGTTCACGGTCGTGGCGGGCCTCGCCGACGCCGGCGGGTACTCCTTCCGGGACGCGGCCGGAAACTATCTGCGCCACTACGACTACCGTGCCCGCTTCGACGCCGACGACGGAACGCCGACGTTCGCCAAGGACGCCACGTACGTCGCGCGAACGGGCACGGCCGCCGGCTCCGTCCGCTTCGAGTCGTACAACTACCCGGGCTACTATCTGCGCCACTACAACTACCAGCTGCGCGTGGACCCCACGGACGGCACCGACCAGTTCCGCCAGGACAGCTCCTTCAACCCGGTCACCGCCTGGGCCTGAGCCCTCTTCCGGCCAGGCGGTCGCCGCCCGCCCGGCCTCGAAGGTGACCTTCGTCGCCGGCGCGAGCCGGCGATGCGACGTGCGGGCGTTGAGCAAGCTCGTGCCGTACGGACGTAGCAAAGGACATGCCTGCATTCATGGCCGACAGCGGCGAGCACACGGCGGTCCGGGATCCGATCGGCCCGGTCCCGCCGGCGAGCGGGGAGGACGATTCCCGGAGGCCGGCGGGCCTTGGCCGGCGGCTGCGGCGGTACCGGCGGTGGCTGCTGGTGTGCGCGGTGGCCGCGTTGCTGGCCCAGATGGCGGTCGCGATGATCACCACGGCGGTGGAACAGACGCCCACCATCGACGAGCCGGTGTACGCGGGCACGGCCGTGGTCTACGTGCAACAGCACAGCCTGCGTTACAACCCCGAGCACCCGCCGCTCGGCAAGCTCATCATCGCGACCGGGATGGCGGTCGCCCGGCCCCATCTCGCGCCGGGGTTCGTGGGCGACCAGGGCGAGCTGGGACGGCATCTGCTGTACGAGTCCGGCAACGACCCCTGGCGGGTCATGTTCTGGGCGCGGCTGCCGGTGATCGTCGTGACGCTGCTCCTCGGTCTCGTGGTCTTCGCGTTCGCGCGTGATCTCGTCGGCGCCGTGGGCGGGCTGGCGGCGCTCGCGCTGTACGCGTTCTCGCCCGATGTCGTCGCGCACGGGTCGCTGGCCACGCTCGACGTGCCCGCCGCCGGGTTCGTGCTGACGGCGGCCTGGCTGGTGTGGCGGGCGCGGCGCCGGCCGCTGCCGTATCTGCCGCTCGCCGGGCTGGCGACGGGCGCCGCCCTGGCGACGAAGATGAGCACCCTGCCGGTGGTTCCGGTGCTGATGTGTCTTGCCGGGTGGTCGTTCTGGTGCGCCCGGCGGACCGACGGCCCCGAGCCACGGGAGCGGGCGCGGCTCGCGGGCCGGGCCGCGGCGGTGGCCGCCGGTGTGGCGCTGGTCGCGGTGGTGGTCGTGTGGGCCACCTATCTCGTCGTCGATCCACGGCTGCGGTGGACCGCGTCCGGGCATGTGCCGACGGTGCACGGCCTGCGTGGGCTGCTCGTCGAGTGGCTGCCGTTCCCGGAGGCGTACCGGGACGGGATGCGCGTCCAGTTCGGCTTCGAGAACGCGACCTGGCACGGCTTCCTGTTCGGCCGGCTCTACTCCGGCTCCCTGTGGTACTACCTGCCCGCCGCGCTGATCGTGAAGACGCCGCTGGGCATGCTGGGCCTGTGGCTGGCGGGCGTCGGCGTCATGGCGGCGGTGCCGCGGCTGCGGGCGGCGGCGGGGTACGTGGTCCTTCCGCCCGCCGTCCTGCTGGCCGCGGCCATGACCGGCTCACGTGATCTCGGCGTGCGCTACGCCCTGTTCATGCCGGTGTTCCTCGCGGTCGCCGCCGCCTGCGTACTCGCCCTGCGGCGGTGGTGGGCACATCTCGCGGTGGCGGTGCTGGTCGGGTTCGTCGCCGTCAGTTCGGTGCGGACGTTTCCCTTGTATCTGCCGTACTCCAACGAGGCGTTCGGCGGGCCCGCCGAGACCCATCTGCGGCTGCACGACTCGAACGTCGACTGGGGCCAGGACCTCGGGCGGCTGGCCGACCGGCTGCGGCAGCGGTATCCCGGCGAGAAGGTCTGGCTCGTGTACAAGGGCAGCGGTGTGCCCGCCGCGTACGGCATCACCGCCTCCGACCCGCGCAAGGTGGCGCCCGGCCGGGTGCACGGGCTGCTCGTCGTGTCGGACTCGTCGATCGCCAAGGCCGAGGGCCGGTTCGCGCGGCTGATCGACAGCAGCGAGGCGATCGACGAGGTCGGACACTCCATCACGGTCTTCCGCCGGAAGTAGGACGAGCGGCGGTCCCCGCGTCAGGGAGAGGACGGCTTGCCCGCCGTACCGATCCACGTGTGGAACAACTGGTCGAGGTCCTTGCCGGAGAGCCGCTCCGCCAACCGGGTGAACTCGGCCGTCGTTCCGTGGCCGCCCCGGTGGTCGGTGGCCCAGGTGCGCAGGACGCGGAAGAAGGTCTTGTCGCCGACCGCCGTGCGGAGCTTCTGCAGGGCCATGGCGCCACGGGCGTAGACGGGAGTTTCGAAGATATGGGCTCCGCTGCCGGGGTCGGCGGGCGGGAACGCCCACAGGTCGTCGCCCGCCGGGGACGCGTACAGGGCGTCGAAGATCTGCTGAGCGGTCCTGCCGCCGTGCTGTTCGGCGTAGAGCCACTCGGCGTATGTCGCGAAACCCTCGTTGAGCCAGATGTCCCGCCAGCGGGTCAGTGTGACGGAGTCGCCGAACCACTGGTGGGCGCTTTCGTGGACGAGGGTGCTCAGATCGGGGGCGCTGTCGTACACCGGGCGGGTCTGGGTCTCCAGCGCGTAGCCGACGTTCGGGGCACGGTCGACGACGGCACCGGCGGCCTTGTAGGGGTACGGGCCGAAAACGCCGCTCTCCCAGGCGAGCACGGAGGGCAGCTTCTTGAGCACCGGTGTTGCCGCGGTCGCCTCGCGCGGGTCGACGGCGTTGTAGACCTTCAGGCCGTCCGGGGTCGTGTACCGCTCGACCTTGAACGTGCCGACCGTCGCGGTGGCCAGATAGGCGGCCATCGGCTCGGACTGACGCCAGCGGAAGGTCGTACGGCCGTGGGCGGTCCGCTGTCCCAGAAGGACGCCGTTGGAGACGGCGGTGCGCCCCTTGGGCACCGTGATGGTGATGTCGTACGACGCCTTGTCGCTGGGGTGGTTGTTCGCGGGGAACCAGGTCATCGCGCCCTGGGGCTCCCCCGCGACGAACGCGCCGTCGTCGGTGGGGATCCAGCCGTCGAGCGAGCCGTCGGGGTCGGTGACCGGTTTGGGCTTGCCCTGGTAGGTGACGGT from Streptomyces avermitilis MA-4680 = NBRC 14893 includes the following:
- a CDS encoding M55 family metallopeptidase — translated: MRIHISADMEGITGLVGADDVQPGGRDYERGRSMMAEDVNAAVRGAVAAGATDIVVNDAHGPMRNLLPEALHPAARLIRGRPKQMGMLEGLTREHDAMICVGYHARAGALGVLSHSFMGHEIEDMWLDGRPVGEIGLAQATAATLGVPLVALTGDDAACAEATAWDDSITTVPVKYAHDRFAAELRPAAEARQAIEEAVTAALSAVPEAPLVPANPRTLTVRWQSASVASTLLGIPGVTTPDSRTAEAHGELPALYRLFGVWMRVAASLGNQPPYC
- a CDS encoding TauD/TfdA dioxygenase family protein, with translation MTTGRDARVEVKPVAGHIGAEIRGVDLAGPMDDSVVAEIRAAVLRWKVVFFREQRLDHTSHVAFARRFGEPVSLRSRGSASPPDFPEVETTADRLELGERYGMDHAEWLRRRRHSLLRGWHCDHGARIDPPAATVLRAETVPPYGGDTTWSNLAAAYAGLSKPVRDFVDGLRAEHRLGVGYQARPGDDAYVRHLLDHQTASEHPLVRVHPETGERVLFVNGYYVEQIQDVSRTESRALLDMLLGEATRPEYTVRFRWEPGSVAFWDNRATIHLAPSDTAHLDHPRVMHRVMLAGDIPVGVDGKPSAPIAGTEPERW
- a CDS encoding glycoside hydrolase family 43 protein, encoding MTVEDRGIPSDPPAPSRRGILRALLALPATALVWGEMPGAVGSAAAAAPSKGYATRYTIVPFLNSDDGVVNVYQSDDATDFRLLKATAYTPPSNRIRDASVFKHTNGYYYLTYTTHTWQDVSTTIGFARSSDRVNWTFLYDHTVPLTNLSRAWAPEWFVDSDGSVNVIVSCSATDNEWIFTPYLLKATNTGLTSWSAPVALSGIGANHIDTYIVKIGSTYHAFTKNETAKYIEYATATSLTGPYTISRTGDWAGWGSYREGPSVVRLDNGGWRIFFDGYGDGTYYFSDSYDTFATWTAPKALAGISGTARHFTVVKETVSGGVSLSTGVSRSFQSVNYPTRYWQEQSSLLNLPVVSSAASSAEKAASAFTVVAGLADAGGYSFRDAAGNYLRHYDYRARFDADDGTPTFAKDATYVARTGTAAGSVRFESYNYPGYYLRHYNYQLRVDPTDGTDQFRQDSSFNPVTAWA
- a CDS encoding glycosyltransferase family 39 protein, which translates into the protein MPAFMADSGEHTAVRDPIGPVPPASGEDDSRRPAGLGRRLRRYRRWLLVCAVAALLAQMAVAMITTAVEQTPTIDEPVYAGTAVVYVQQHSLRYNPEHPPLGKLIIATGMAVARPHLAPGFVGDQGELGRHLLYESGNDPWRVMFWARLPVIVVTLLLGLVVFAFARDLVGAVGGLAALALYAFSPDVVAHGSLATLDVPAAGFVLTAAWLVWRARRRPLPYLPLAGLATGAALATKMSTLPVVPVLMCLAGWSFWCARRTDGPEPRERARLAGRAAAVAAGVALVAVVVVWATYLVVDPRLRWTASGHVPTVHGLRGLLVEWLPFPEAYRDGMRVQFGFENATWHGFLFGRLYSGSLWYYLPAALIVKTPLGMLGLWLAGVGVMAAVPRLRAAAGYVVLPPAVLLAAAMTGSRDLGVRYALFMPVFLAVAAACVLALRRWWAHLAVAVLVGFVAVSSVRTFPLYLPYSNEAFGGPAETHLRLHDSNVDWGQDLGRLADRLRQRYPGEKVWLVYKGSGVPAAYGITASDPRKVAPGRVHGLLVVSDSSIAKAEGRFARLIDSSEAIDEVGHSITVFRRK
- a CDS encoding M1 family metallopeptidase, with amino-acid sequence MATVPVALAALLAAAGPAAAGTVGSSGAGDPYFPLAGNGGYDVRHYGLSLGYDPSTGHLDGKAVITARATQRLTRLDLDLSGLKVTGITVDHTKAAFRRDGQELVVTPRHALHRRQEFRVTVTYQGKPKPVTDPDGSLDGWIPTDDGAFVAGEPQGAMTWFPANNHPSDKASYDITITVPKGRTAVSNGVLLGQRTAHGRTTFRWRQSEPMAAYLATATVGTFKVERYTTPDGLKVYNAVDPREATAATPVLKKLPSVLAWESGVFGPYPYKAAGAVVDRAPNVGYALETQTRPVYDSAPDLSTLVHESAHQWFGDSVTLTRWRDIWLNEGFATYAEWLYAEQHGGRTAQQIFDALYASPAGDDLWAFPPADPGSGAHIFETPVYARGAMALQKLRTAVGDKTFFRVLRTWATDHRGGHGTTAEFTRLAERLSGKDLDQLFHTWIGTAGKPSSP